From the genome of Uranotaenia lowii strain MFRU-FL chromosome 1, ASM2978415v1, whole genome shotgun sequence, one region includes:
- the LOC129743294 gene encoding serine protease easter-like, with protein sequence MGNWQWMIFLSAISASAATEVFKNAQFQCGIPKHANTLLIVNGVDAKISDWPWHAAIRQYSGGQPEYVCGGTLISERFVLTAAHCTYGENPNKPPKMSVLLGVNAVGSPDGQVYNVEKIHRNPGFTLEQLKDDIALLELENPVRFSDFVLPICLSKRMEINPGKVGAVVGWGYTENDIPSTKLKLAKLPVVGELDCKKKEVELYSKVLTNRVFCAGYGNGTSPCNGDSGGGIAFEKGDAWYLGGIVSFTKPRDGSSLCSTTTYTVFTKVNSYLDWISQITNTDFSNEYGIEKIVPCSTPNQPSGECVPVQQCRNIFDSLRSPLLSKDAAEQLRRSVCQLRGIRRSVCCEPNQVERIPIHRNAIQLPVQCGVAAKTTPTITGVKAGIYEFPWIAQIRASRAAPNKDPYCTGSLINARYVLTSGNCLKAKEHKDLDYVRLGERSHNVPRDCDTVNDPRTGVPIQECAAAPLDVRAVLPFTIHPQVNKPFRANDFGLVRMEQKVQFTDFIRPLCLPIRAAVRSNLPNEFILSHYEVRNEGNNVWSQELYKTRAEFTEVEECEERYEDYSYTPWVKDENFCALSKGPQFLCSPHSGAPLVALVRDGDETRAIHYGMSMNGVSNCTIGRTIPKVYIRTTLFVDWILENIAP encoded by the exons ATGGGTAACTGGCAGTGGATGATCTTTTTGTCGGCGATTTCTGCAAGTGCCGCAACGGAAGTGTTCAAGAATGCCCAGTTTCAGTGCGGTATTCCGAAGCACGCCAACACCCTGTTGATTGTGAATGGTGTCGATGCCAAAATCAGTGACTGGCCCTGGCATGCCGCCATCCGGCAGTATTCCGGTGGACAGCCCGAATACGTCTGTGGGGGTACGTTGATCAGTGAACGGTTTGTCTTGACGGCCGCCCACTGTACCTATGGTGAGAATCCCAACAAACCGCCCAAAATGTCTGTACTACTTGGGGTCAATGCCGTGGGTTCTCCCGATGGGCAGGTTTACAACGTGGAGAAGATCCATCGAAACCCGGGCTTCACGTTGGAGCAGCTGAAGGACGACATCGCTCTGCTTGAGTTGGAGAATCCGGTGAGGTTCAGCGATTTCGTTCTGCCAATATGTTTGAGCAAGCGGATGGAAATCAATCCGGGTAAGGTAGGTGCAGTAGTTGGATGGGGTTATACTGAGAACGATATCCCCTCTACGAAGTTGAAGCTGGCCAAACTTCCAGTTGTTGGAGAGTTGGATTGCAAGAAAAAGGAGGTCGAACTGTATTCCAAGGTACTAACTAACAGAGTGTTTTGTGCTGGCTATGGAAACG GTACCTCGCCATGCAACGGAGATAGTGGTGGTGGCATTGCTTTCGAGAAGGGAGATGCCTGGTATTTGGGTGGAATTGTTTCCTTTACAAAGCCAAGGGACGGCTCCAGCTTGTGCTCGACCACAACCTACACGGTGTTCACCAAGGTCAACAGTTACCTGGACTGGATCTCGCAGATCACCAATACCGATTTTAGCAACGAATACGGTATTGAAA AAATCGTTCCCTGCTCGACCCCCAATCAACCTTCGGGTGAGTGTGTTCCGGTGCAGCAGTGCCGGAATATTTTCGATTCACTTCGATCGCCGCTATTGTCCAAAGATGCGGCTGAACAGCTGCGTAGATCGGTTTGTCAACTTCGCGGCATTCGTCGAAGCGTTTGCTGTGAACCGAACCAGGTCGAGCGGATCCCGATCCATCGGAATGCCATCCAGCTGCCGGTTCAGTGCGGTGTAGCCGCCAAGACTACTCCTACGATTACGGGCGTTAAAGCCGGCATCTACGAGTTTCCGTGGATCGCTCAGATCCGCGCCAGTCGAGCTGCACCGAACAAGGACCCTTACTGCACGGGATCGCTTATCAACGCTCGATACGTGCTAACGTCCGGAAACTGCTTGAAGGCCAAGGAACACAAAGATTT AGACTACGTTCGTCTAGGAGAGCGTTCGCACAATGTTCCCAGGGATTGCGATACGGTGAACGATCCCAGAACAGGCGTCCCAATCCAGGAATGTGCTGCGGCACCCTTGGATGTCCGCGCTGTTCTTCCGTTCACAATTCATCCGCAGGTCAACAAACCTTTCCGAGCAAACGACTTCGGGTTGGTACGAATGGAGCAGAAGGTTCAATTCACTG ACTTCATTCGGCCGCTGTGCCTTCCTATCCGGGCCGCTGTTCGGAGCAATCTACCGAATGAGTTCATTCTGTCACACTACGAGGTCCGTAACGAGGGCAACAATGTGTGGTCCCAGGAGCTGTACAAGACCCGGGCCGAATTCACCGAAGTCGAGGAGTGCGAAGAGCGCTACGAAGACTACAGCTACACGCCGTGGGTGAAGGATGAAAACTTCTGTGCCCTATCGAAGGGACCCCAATTCCTGTGTAGCCCCCATTCGGGTGCGCCACTGGTAGCCCTGGTCAGGGACGGAGATGAAACGCGGGCCATCCACTACGGCATGTCCATGAATGGAGTCAGCAACTGTACAATAGGGCGCACCATTCCCAAGGTTTACATCAGGACTACGCTTTTCGTTGACTGGATTTTGGAGAATATTGCGCCATAA